One window from the genome of Macrobrachium rosenbergii isolate ZJJX-2024 chromosome 2, ASM4041242v1, whole genome shotgun sequence encodes:
- the LOC136842789 gene encoding aminoacylase-1-like, whose product MAEDPSVTNFRNYIRIKTVQPNPDYDACAKFLQSQAKELGAQFQKIECVPGKPIVLMTLPGQDPSLKSVLLNSHTDVVPVFPEHWKYEPFSAHKDEKGDIYGRGTQDMKCVSIQYLEALKRLQKDGATFLRTIHLTFVPDEELGGTEGMGMFINTLEFKKMNVGFGLDEGA is encoded by the exons ATGGCCGAGGATCCATCCGTGACCAATTTCAGGAACTACATTCGAATAAAGACTGTTCAGCCTAATCCGGATTACG ATGCGTGTGCCAAGTTCTTACAGAGCCAGGCAAAAGAGCTTGGGGCCCAGTTCCAGAAGATAGAATGCGTTCCAGGGAAGCCAATCGTCCTAATGACACTTCCAGGCCAAGACCCGTCACTGAAATCCGTCCTTCTGAATTCTCACACTGACGTAGTTCCTGTTTTTCCA GAACACTGGAAATATGAACCCTTCAGTGCACACAAGGATGAGAAAGGTGATATCTACGGCCGTGGCACGCAGGACATGAAATGCGTCAGTATTCAGTACCTTGAGGCCCTGAAGAGGCTTCAGAAAGATGGCGCCACGTTTCTTCGGACCATCCATTTAACTTTTGTTCCAG ATGAAGAACTGGGTGGTACGGAAGGCATGGGCATGTTTATCAACACTCTGGAATTCAAGAAAATGAACGTTGGCTTTGGTCTAGATGAAGGTGCATAA